From a region of the Zingiber officinale cultivar Zhangliang chromosome 10B, Zo_v1.1, whole genome shotgun sequence genome:
- the LOC122030321 gene encoding uncharacterized protein LOC122030321 isoform X2 — protein sequence MENLQEDIKKKDIGWNYGRMVNPDKIVDGIIYNFCQKVTKGGITRLKQHLVGGFKNTKLCPKVPAIVKQEMKDHFEEKLAQKTVMDSIPHFDDIFDITEEQGDDIDSHKDPSSIKRSTSISSSANSSILQPKKPRQLGPINAFFKLEAKNQGGKGPQFNEVKKKLSSDAAQKFARWMYDSGIAFNAVKYDSFKPMIEAIGQYGPWMKPPSYHEVREPLLKEEINHTMLILKQNKEEMAKNGCTLMADGWRDRKGRSLINFLVNTPKGSMFIELVDASSYSHTGEKMFELLDKFVQKVGVHNIVQVVTDSASNNVFAGKKLMDKYPNLYWTPCAAHCLDLMFEDIFKMPDLKRALERAIIVNGYIYNRTMLLNMMREFTGQRDLIRPAKTHFATAFLTMRSFQQHKQNLRKMFTS from the exons ATGGAAAACTTACAagaagatataaaaaaaaaagatattggaTGGAATTATGGGAGGATGGTCAACCCAGACAAGATTGTTGATGGAATAATATACAACTTTTGCCAAAAAGTTACAAAGGGTGGGATAACAAGGCTCAAACAACATCTTGTTGGAGGATTTAAAAATACAAAACTTTGTCCAAAAGTCCCAGCAATAGTTAAGCAAGAAATGAAAGATCACTTTGAAGAAAAGTTAGCCCAAAAAACTGTCATGGATTCCATACCTCACTTTGATGATATTTTTGACATAACAGAAGAGCAAGGAGATGATATTGACTCACACAAGGATCCCTCTAGTATAAAGAGGTCGACATCTATTTCTTCCTCGGCCAACTCGTCAATATTACAGCCCAAAAAACCTCGACAATTGGGACCTATAAATGCTTTCTTTAAGCTAGAAGCCAAGAATCAAGGTGGCAAAGGACCCCAATTtaatgaagttaaaaaaaaactcagtTCTGATGCAGCTCAAAAATTTGCAAGGTGGATGTATGATTCTGGAATCGCATTCAATGCGGTCAAATATGATAGTTTCAAGCCAATGATTGAAGCAATTGGACAATATGGTCCTTGGATGAAACCACCTAGTTATCATGAGGTGAGAGAACCTCTTTTGAAAGAAGAGATCAACCATACAATGCTGATTTTGAAACAGAATAAAGAAGAGATGGCGAAGAATGGTTGTACTTTAATGGCTGATGGGTGGAGAGATAGAAAGGGGAGATCACTTATCAATTTCTTAGTGAATACCCCAAAAGGCAGCATGTTTATTGAATTAGTTGATGCATCTAGCTACTCTCATACTGGTGAGAAGATGTTTGAGTTGCTTGACAAGTTTGTGCAAAAAGTTGGGGTGCATAATATTGTTCAAGTGGTCACCGACAGTGCATCGAATAATGTTTTTGCTG GAAAGAAGTTGATGGATAAATATCCAAATTTGTATTGGACCCCGTGTGCGGCACATTGTTTGGATTTGATGTTTGAGGACATATTCAAAATGCCGGATTTGAAGAGGGCGCTTGAGCGGGCAATCATTGTTAACGGATATATTTACAACCGAACTATGTTGTTGAACATGATGAGAGAGTTCACCGGCCAAAGAGACCTTATAAGGCCAGCTAAAACTCATTTTGCCACTGCTTTCTTGACTATGAGAAGCTTTCAGCAGCATAAGCAAAATTTGAGAAAGATGTTTACTTCATAA